From a region of the Salinispira pacifica genome:
- the rnhA gene encoding ribonuclease HI has translation MKTEIFTDGGCIGNPGPGAWAFVIDLPDSPIEDSGFDPDTTNNRMELQAVIRALDYCRVHQIDQVRIHTDSQYVKNGISDWIHNWKRRGWLTAAKKPVKNRDLWMTLDEVNGHVQPEWRWVKGHAGIELNERCDQLVQQCIAANR, from the coding sequence ATGAAAACAGAAATATTCACCGATGGAGGCTGCATCGGAAACCCCGGCCCGGGGGCCTGGGCATTCGTCATCGACCTGCCGGATTCCCCCATAGAAGATTCCGGTTTCGATCCGGATACCACCAACAATAGAATGGAACTTCAGGCGGTTATCAGAGCCCTTGACTACTGCAGAGTGCACCAGATTGATCAGGTGCGGATCCACACTGATTCACAGTATGTGAAAAACGGAATTTCCGACTGGATTCATAACTGGAAGCGCCGGGGCTGGCTTACCGCCGCAAAGAAGCCAGTGAAAAATCGGGATCTCTGGATGACCCTTGATGAGGTGAACGGCCATGTTCAGCCTGAATGGAGGTGGGTCAAGGGCCATGCCGGAATTGAACTCAACGAACGCTGTGATCAACTGGTACAGCAATGTATCGCTGCAAATCGCTGA
- a CDS encoding S1C family serine protease produces MRKKDLRQNIMLVLLGGMLTLILALGFGLINLPWLNRDEPVTIARDGTETEGKSVQGIQPVLDLQSDDPYIRPAFDGSESLTEDEYNNIQVYQMRNEAVVNVSTEVISYSFFFEPVPQEGSTGSGSIIDKRGYVLTNVHVIEDAVAVYVTLSDGERVEAEIVGSDPENDLAVLKFDPGDRDLQTIPLGDSSELRVGQKVLAIGNPFSFDRTLTTGVISGLGRPIQNSNGTIIQGMIQTDASINPGNSGGPLLNSSGSLIGVNTMIYSPSGGSVGVGFAVPINTVRRVLPDLLEYGQVNRGWLDINPIQLFPELVSYADLPVDRGILISRIDSGGEAAEAGLRGGSRNNAVRYGNTIIYLGGDVIVEIDGTPTYTIAHLYEALEDNRPGDVVDVVYYRGGRRRETQVELIKRPEQFLLN; encoded by the coding sequence ATGAGGAAGAAGGATTTACGACAAAACATCATGCTGGTGCTTCTGGGCGGGATGCTTACCCTGATCCTGGCCCTGGGCTTCGGGCTCATCAACCTGCCGTGGCTGAACCGGGACGAACCGGTAACTATCGCCCGGGATGGGACGGAAACAGAGGGGAAATCCGTTCAGGGAATTCAGCCTGTGCTGGATCTGCAAAGCGATGACCCGTATATCAGGCCGGCGTTCGACGGAAGTGAGTCCCTCACTGAAGATGAATATAACAATATTCAGGTATATCAGATGAGGAATGAGGCGGTGGTAAACGTCAGCACCGAAGTGATTTCCTACTCATTCTTCTTCGAACCGGTTCCCCAGGAAGGGAGTACCGGCAGCGGCAGCATCATAGACAAACGGGGATATGTACTCACAAACGTACATGTCATTGAAGATGCGGTGGCCGTCTATGTCACCCTTTCCGACGGCGAAAGGGTTGAGGCGGAAATCGTGGGAAGCGATCCGGAAAATGATCTGGCGGTTCTTAAATTCGATCCGGGCGACAGAGATCTGCAGACAATTCCCCTGGGAGATTCGTCGGAACTCAGGGTAGGGCAGAAGGTTCTCGCCATCGGAAATCCTTTCAGTTTTGATCGAACCCTCACCACCGGAGTAATTTCCGGTCTGGGACGACCCATCCAGAATTCAAACGGTACCATCATTCAGGGAATGATTCAGACGGATGCTTCCATTAATCCGGGTAATTCCGGAGGTCCGCTGCTGAATTCTTCCGGCAGTCTTATCGGTGTAAATACCATGATTTATTCGCCCAGCGGCGGAAGCGTGGGAGTGGGATTTGCCGTTCCCATTAATACGGTGCGAAGGGTGCTTCCCGATCTTCTGGAATACGGTCAGGTGAACCGGGGCTGGCTCGACATTAACCCCATCCAGCTTTTTCCCGAACTGGTGAGCTATGCGGATTTGCCGGTGGACCGGGGAATTCTGATCAGCAGAATAGATTCCGGAGGCGAAGCGGCTGAAGCCGGACTCCGGGGCGGCAGCAGAAACAACGCTGTACGGTACGGAAATACCATTATTTATCTTGGCGGGGATGTTATCGTTGAAATAGACGGAACCCCCACCTATACAATCGCCCATCTCTACGAAGCGCTGGAGGATAACCGGCCCGGGGATGTGGTGGATGTGGTGTACTACCGCGGCGGCCGCCGGAGGGAAACACAGGTTGAGCTGATAAAGCGCCCGGAACAGTTTCTGCTGAACTGA
- a CDS encoding caspase family protein, translating to MRTAAMFALSMLILSGCSFTGGFGGERYALVYGIGSYSNINDLPFAAQDGVDMRQTLEAQGYTILSTHSGPQVTRSEMLEDIRMAADSITEHDVLFFYYAGHGSQSTFLDADGDFQRTEYLVFSDYSSGSSDGLLSTDDFYTELSGIAALHASIVMDACNSGGFLPPDTYGVDALPADYRHPIAPSDDGSSGYLDAFRDFFSHDGYRGISMISAAGADEFSYEWTDFYADKLNIPDEYRDNGIFTGFFLEASAVNDRGHMNGDANSDGALTLQEAYAYSFTRLDESWNSYWRSPENMFQTTEGGDDPVYYPHISGGTVDPVIFRLEWRQ from the coding sequence ATGCGTACTGCGGCAATGTTCGCCCTGAGTATGCTGATATTATCCGGCTGCAGCTTCACCGGCGGGTTTGGCGGGGAACGCTATGCTCTGGTATACGGCATCGGCAGTTACAGCAATATCAACGATCTGCCCTTTGCTGCCCAGGACGGGGTGGATATGCGCCAAACCCTGGAAGCCCAGGGGTATACCATTCTCTCAACCCACAGCGGTCCGCAAGTCACCAGGAGCGAAATGCTTGAGGATATCCGGATGGCTGCGGACAGCATTACCGAACATGATGTGCTCTTTTTTTATTATGCGGGACACGGAAGCCAGAGCACATTCCTGGATGCCGATGGAGATTTCCAGCGTACGGAATACCTGGTCTTTTCCGACTACAGCAGCGGTTCCAGTGACGGGCTTCTTTCCACAGATGATTTTTACACTGAACTGAGCGGAATAGCAGCCCTTCATGCGAGCATTGTAATGGATGCCTGTAATTCCGGCGGCTTTCTCCCCCCCGATACCTACGGGGTGGATGCTCTTCCCGCAGATTATCGCCATCCAATAGCGCCTTCGGATGATGGAAGCAGCGGGTACCTGGATGCCTTTCGGGATTTTTTTTCACATGACGGATACAGGGGAATCAGCATGATCTCTGCGGCCGGTGCGGATGAATTCAGCTATGAGTGGACCGATTTTTATGCCGACAAGCTTAACATTCCGGATGAGTACCGTGACAACGGTATTTTTACCGGTTTTTTTCTTGAAGCATCGGCAGTGAATGACCGGGGCCATATGAACGGCGATGCCAACTCCGACGGAGCCCTCACCCTTCAGGAAGCCTACGCATACAGCTTCACCCGGCTGGATGAGAGCTGGAATTCATATTGGCGAAGTCCGGAAAACATGTTTCAGACCACGGAAGGAGGGGATGATCCTGTGTACTACCCCCACATCAGCGGAGGAACCGTGGATCCGGTAATTTTCCGGCTGGAGTGGCGGCAGTAG
- a CDS encoding DUF445 family protein — protein sequence MAVREMLIYALPPLLGAVIGYVTNALAIRMLFRPLTRKFFLGIPLPLTPGIIPRQREQLAHSIARMVSRSLFNTQVILGHIRGEAFQHGLVLQIRQIFTPGKQDHRGDSSTLAGENPRGKADETPSETSNETSNETPEAGPQTVEDVEAKIRSIEKLLVPLLTADVTRNLLRVLIERLSAGLGKRGLDTILPSRLYESDSLETLFRNLIEGNAYRKLSWALVLWLRRHESENTRISEFFTRVQLSRTMHVIDRFYTPGVNGLMAFLRRPDIRRELVRRGKRILSDILLRLRPVQRMMLSAGQYDRTLEENMPDIVRDLLRTLEDTLRSRDNREKILMALHQFIAELQGQGLKDVEKTYGIVLSRNLYRMLNRFRSILLQGDAPRRLADLVSRGVLGSGNVNDILLRITSMDLEHILMKLYNGFYEVLDSPGRREEFRSLIQGIILEARQQGEASQQSPPAGTDGTKGDDRDVQKDSELPAAAASVITGILEGAVPVLVERFDVYRMVVDRINSLDIEEVEGLLLGIIARHLKYINIFGAVLGALIGGLQVVLRIAGI from the coding sequence ATGGCCGTCCGCGAGATGCTGATTTATGCCTTGCCTCCGTTGCTGGGTGCGGTAATCGGATATGTTACCAATGCACTGGCAATCCGCATGCTGTTTCGTCCGCTCACCAGAAAATTCTTTCTCGGCATTCCGCTGCCCCTCACCCCCGGAATCATCCCGAGACAACGGGAACAGCTTGCCCACAGCATTGCCCGGATGGTGAGCCGAAGTCTGTTCAATACCCAGGTGATACTCGGTCATATCCGCGGAGAAGCCTTTCAGCACGGGCTGGTGCTCCAGATCCGGCAGATTTTCACTCCAGGCAAGCAGGATCACCGGGGCGATTCCTCAACATTGGCCGGCGAAAACCCCCGGGGAAAAGCCGACGAAACACCCAGCGAAACATCAAACGAAACATCAAACGAAACGCCGGAAGCTGGGCCGCAGACCGTTGAAGATGTGGAGGCAAAAATCAGAAGCATTGAAAAGCTCCTGGTTCCCCTCCTTACTGCGGATGTAACCCGGAATCTTCTGAGAGTTCTCATTGAGCGGCTGTCCGCAGGGCTGGGAAAACGGGGGCTGGACACAATTCTTCCTTCACGGCTCTATGAAAGCGATTCTCTGGAAACCCTGTTTCGAAATCTCATTGAGGGCAACGCATACCGAAAACTCAGCTGGGCATTGGTGCTCTGGCTTCGCCGGCATGAATCTGAGAACACCAGAATCAGTGAATTTTTCACCAGGGTGCAGCTTTCCCGAACCATGCATGTCATTGACAGATTCTATACCCCCGGGGTCAACGGACTCATGGCGTTTCTCAGACGCCCGGATATCCGCAGGGAGCTGGTACGCCGGGGCAAACGGATTCTTTCAGATATTTTGCTCAGACTGCGGCCCGTACAGCGGATGATGCTCAGTGCAGGTCAGTACGATCGTACCCTTGAAGAGAACATGCCGGATATTGTCAGGGATCTTCTTCGCACCCTGGAAGACACCCTCCGTTCCCGGGATAACCGGGAGAAAATCCTCATGGCCCTGCATCAGTTCATTGCAGAACTTCAGGGGCAGGGCCTGAAGGACGTGGAGAAAACCTACGGCATAGTTCTCAGCCGCAACCTGTACCGGATGCTCAACCGCTTCCGGAGTATTCTGCTCCAGGGGGATGCTCCCCGCAGGCTGGCAGATCTGGTGAGCAGGGGCGTACTGGGGAGCGGCAATGTGAACGACATACTCTTGCGCATAACATCCATGGACCTGGAGCACATCCTGATGAAGCTCTACAACGGGTTCTATGAAGTGCTGGACTCCCCCGGTCGGAGAGAAGAGTTTCGCAGCCTCATCCAGGGAATTATTCTGGAAGCCCGGCAGCAGGGGGAAGCAAGCCAACAGTCACCACCCGCCGGCACAGACGGGACAAAAGGCGACGACAGAGATGTTCAGAAGGATTCCGAGCTTCCCGCAGCCGCAGCCTCAGTTATAACGGGAATTCTGGAGGGGGCGGTTCCCGTTCTGGTTGAGCGATTCGATGTGTACCGCATGGTGGTGGACAGGATCAACAGTCTGGACATAGAAGAAGTTGAGGGTCTGCTGCTGGGAATAATAGCCAGACATCTGAAGTATATTAATATTTTCGGGGCGGTGTTAGGTGCTCTCATCGGCGGACTGCAGGTGGTGCTGAGAATCGCCGGTATTTAG
- a CDS encoding YifB family Mg chelatase-like AAA ATPase — MEIFSFSSTGYEGKIVQVECDIQPGLPSFTIVGLPDSAVKESRERVRAALGSLGWRFPQKRILINLSPCDVKKMGSGYDFAVAMAILKTSGQIRKCFENERWLFCGELGLTGLLRSSRDDLAALLSSQAQAFHRICIPRESLERASALNITGLPLTGMENLEDALQPDSAPEGYDSDPGAEPRMVQCRAASADHIEPELFSPLLRLKLAVCAAGMHNLLLYGAPGSGKTTAVRYLSRLMPPAPGDLVREQMKIHLRNSDAQFGTTEECGNCFREPHHSSSAQGLLGGGRSLGPGEISLAHGGILLLDEAPEFHRNVLQNLREPMEQGRIRVVRAESSSMYPCVAVYAFTMNVCPCGNRGRNDALCLCSDRQLHGYWSRLGGAVYDRIELRHYFSSAGEADFSRADEILDALALPRDEQQLAARIRLARDRQLERTGKGYFNGYAGWVDIQKPENLSPEGRKVFSEMKKNGALSSRRALNLLRISLTLRDLAPESGKPGINSAQYGREVDKSHISMAKTLLEPQAFSEFL; from the coding sequence ATGGAGATTTTCAGTTTTTCCTCCACCGGCTATGAGGGAAAAATAGTCCAGGTGGAATGTGATATTCAGCCGGGACTTCCCAGCTTCACCATTGTAGGCCTGCCGGATTCCGCAGTGAAGGAGAGCAGGGAGCGTGTGCGTGCTGCCCTGGGTAGTCTCGGATGGAGATTCCCTCAAAAGAGAATATTGATCAACCTCAGTCCCTGCGATGTGAAAAAGATGGGCAGCGGATACGATTTCGCCGTGGCAATGGCGATTCTCAAGACTTCAGGGCAGATACGTAAGTGCTTTGAGAACGAGCGCTGGCTTTTTTGCGGAGAACTGGGGCTTACCGGGCTGTTGCGTTCATCCCGGGACGATCTCGCCGCCCTGCTGTCATCCCAGGCTCAGGCATTTCATCGGATATGCATTCCCCGTGAATCTTTGGAACGGGCTTCGGCGCTGAACATAACCGGCCTGCCTCTTACAGGCATGGAAAACCTGGAGGATGCCCTGCAGCCGGATTCAGCACCGGAGGGCTACGATTCGGACCCCGGCGCCGAACCCCGCATGGTGCAGTGCCGCGCTGCCTCGGCCGATCATATTGAGCCGGAGCTTTTCTCCCCTCTTCTCCGACTGAAGCTGGCTGTCTGTGCCGCAGGAATGCATAATCTCCTTCTGTATGGTGCGCCGGGGTCGGGGAAGACAACTGCCGTACGCTATCTTTCCCGTCTCATGCCTCCTGCTCCGGGGGACCTGGTTCGGGAGCAGATGAAGATTCATCTGCGGAATTCGGATGCTCAATTCGGTACAACTGAAGAATGCGGGAACTGTTTCCGTGAACCTCATCACAGCAGTTCAGCTCAGGGCCTGCTGGGAGGCGGCCGTTCCCTTGGACCGGGAGAAATATCTTTGGCCCATGGAGGAATTCTTCTGCTGGATGAGGCCCCTGAATTTCACAGAAACGTACTCCAGAATCTCCGTGAACCCATGGAACAGGGCCGCATACGGGTGGTGCGGGCGGAGAGCAGCAGCATGTATCCCTGTGTGGCCGTGTATGCGTTTACCATGAATGTCTGTCCCTGCGGAAACCGGGGGCGCAATGATGCGCTGTGTCTGTGCAGTGACCGTCAGCTCCACGGATACTGGAGCCGGCTTGGGGGGGCGGTGTATGACCGTATAGAACTGCGCCATTATTTCAGTTCAGCCGGGGAGGCGGATTTCAGCCGAGCTGATGAGATTCTTGATGCCCTGGCTTTACCCCGGGATGAACAGCAACTTGCAGCCAGAATCCGTCTTGCAAGGGATCGCCAGCTGGAAAGAACAGGTAAAGGGTATTTCAACGGATATGCCGGCTGGGTGGATATACAGAAGCCTGAGAATCTTTCCCCTGAAGGCAGGAAGGTGTTCTCTGAAATGAAGAAAAACGGCGCCCTCAGTTCCCGCAGAGCCCTGAACCTGCTGCGAATCAGCCTGACCCTTCGGGATCTGGCTCCCGAATCCGGCAAACCGGGAATAAATTCTGCTCAGTATGGCAGGGAAGTGGACAAAAGCCATATCAGCATGGCCAAAACCCTGCTGGAGCCCCAGGCATTTTCGGAATTTCTTTAA
- a CDS encoding sensor histidine kinase codes for MMLDTTLKKRLLPLLFAVHLLAAFILISSISVQIQVKIQQEIEEVLHHHISVSGRLFSLLGSMEMQQLKSNPDNVTNSLAPRINPVDIRSGSGHSSSLTRFYFLKDLLSSDNYLRNLEEIREAVRGEDGFSSRDSEDPRFHVYGAARIISGGGDDILAHSVVSQNYISQLTAYSAVVISFTLLFQLAALVVFSLRVLNTVNKPLTLIQDSIEDYAAGRLDRKLRIRSDSGLEKMGEALNRMSSNLNKRISVLRNQREELESILSNMQEGVLVIHHGERILMINQTFLDMFGIHKTAETCQGYRITDIFRSSDLNSAVEALEHGRKNLTRKIRSYDPDGSGFRSLYMNGVFVDPPETPGGRILIVLHDISEITRLEKIRRDFVSNVSHELKTPITSIQGFSETLLSGTREPQEVERFMAIILRQSRRMEHIVTDLLTLSKIEQQEATIHMQDCNIAGLMKECLELVEDEARNREVNLRLEMPDLPMLMLNPFLVEQAVVNLLENAVKYNTPGGEVLLEVQLNPAQPAEPETLNIAVQDNGPGIPKRDLPRLFERFYRVDRARSRSLGGTGLGLAIVKHIAQVHGGSVSVESEVGKGSRFSISLPYRRESDT; via the coding sequence ATGATGTTAGATACCACATTGAAAAAAAGGCTGTTGCCCCTGCTGTTCGCGGTGCATCTTCTGGCTGCATTTATTCTCATCAGCAGTATTTCCGTGCAGATTCAGGTTAAGATTCAGCAGGAAATAGAGGAAGTGCTGCATCACCATATTTCGGTCAGCGGCCGTCTCTTTTCCCTTCTGGGCAGCATGGAAATGCAGCAGCTGAAGTCAAATCCGGATAATGTGACCAACAGTCTGGCTCCCCGGATAAACCCGGTGGATATCCGGTCCGGGAGCGGACACAGTTCCAGCCTGACCCGGTTTTATTTCCTTAAGGACCTACTCTCCAGCGATAACTATCTGCGAAATCTTGAGGAGATTCGGGAAGCAGTCCGGGGAGAAGACGGTTTTTCTTCACGGGACAGTGAAGATCCCCGCTTCCATGTGTACGGGGCGGCCCGAATCATATCCGGCGGCGGCGATGATATACTGGCCCACAGCGTGGTGAGCCAAAACTACATTTCTCAGCTCACAGCGTACTCAGCCGTAGTGATCAGTTTCACTCTTCTGTTCCAGCTTGCAGCCCTGGTTGTCTTTTCATTGCGTGTGCTTAATACGGTGAACAAGCCTTTGACCCTGATTCAGGATTCCATTGAAGATTATGCGGCGGGACGACTGGACCGGAAACTGCGTATCCGTTCAGACAGCGGTCTGGAAAAAATGGGAGAAGCACTGAACAGGATGTCTTCCAATCTTAACAAGCGGATTTCAGTCCTTCGGAATCAGCGTGAAGAGCTTGAAAGCATTCTCTCCAATATGCAGGAAGGGGTGCTGGTAATCCATCACGGTGAGCGGATTCTCATGATCAACCAGACCTTTCTGGATATGTTTGGTATTCATAAAACTGCAGAGACCTGCCAGGGATACCGCATCACCGATATTTTCCGAAGTTCGGATTTGAACTCCGCCGTTGAAGCTCTTGAGCACGGCCGAAAAAACCTGACCCGGAAAATACGGTCATATGATCCTGACGGTTCAGGCTTCCGCAGTCTGTATATGAACGGCGTATTTGTTGACCCTCCTGAAACCCCGGGGGGACGAATTCTCATTGTTCTTCATGATATCAGCGAAATCACCAGACTTGAGAAAATCCGCCGGGATTTTGTTTCAAATGTATCTCATGAGCTCAAAACCCCCATTACAAGCATACAGGGCTTCAGTGAAACCCTGCTCTCGGGAACAAGAGAACCCCAGGAAGTTGAGCGCTTTATGGCCATCATTCTCCGGCAGTCCCGCAGAATGGAACATATCGTAACCGATCTTCTCACCCTTTCAAAAATTGAGCAGCAGGAAGCTACCATTCATATGCAGGACTGCAATATCGCCGGCCTGATGAAGGAATGCCTGGAGCTGGTGGAAGACGAAGCCCGGAATCGGGAGGTGAACCTTCGCCTTGAAATGCCCGATCTTCCCATGCTGATGCTCAACCCGTTTCTGGTTGAGCAGGCGGTGGTGAACCTTCTGGAAAATGCAGTAAAATACAACACCCCCGGCGGCGAGGTGCTTCTGGAAGTTCAGCTCAACCCGGCCCAACCGGCGGAGCCGGAAACCCTGAACATTGCCGTTCAGGATAACGGTCCGGGCATTCCAAAGAGGGATCTTCCCCGTCTATTCGAGCGGTTTTACCGGGTAGACCGGGCCCGAAGCCGCTCTCTGGGCGGAACGGGCCTGGGTCTGGCCATTGTGAAACATATCGCCCAGGTGCATGGAGGGTCTGTATCGGTGGAAAGCGAAGTCGGGAAAGGAAGCCGCTTCTCCATTTCTCTGCCATACCGACGGGAGTCAGACACATAG
- a CDS encoding lysophospholipid acyltransferase family protein produces MQKTCRRFLIQKLSYILIRPFAWLFFITRYRVKFEIPPEIRDLKGSYVLLGNHVNKWDPFIATIGLKRLVNFIASDFVFRKPFLAWLLGLLGAVPKVKFRSDMGSLRTLMDVRSCGGIIGIFPEGHTNWSGKTMEITPSTGKLLRLLRAPVVAVNIQGGYISEPRWHRGILAPGIVMKFSLLFTENEVRSLSIAQLNARLQIALEHNEWDYLREHPRELPAVDRARGIEHAVFICPDCGSIGSLRSRNNSLRCTVCSGELEINRYGFPSEATFQNSFPDIALWDQWQQDRLISLISGQTGQAIFEDGPARFAYAPDGKTFSRFSRWGTLKFSGTSLVLHGEESIEYEIRTLSGIGVQNSEQLEFYVNNTLTTIEFKEDFVSPYKWLSALNHAQVFLGEEE; encoded by the coding sequence ATGCAGAAAACATGTCGACGTTTTTTAATTCAAAAACTGAGTTATATACTAATCCGCCCCTTCGCCTGGCTGTTTTTTATTACCCGATACCGGGTCAAGTTTGAAATACCCCCTGAAATCAGAGATCTGAAAGGTTCATATGTTCTGCTGGGTAACCATGTGAATAAATGGGATCCGTTTATCGCAACTATCGGCCTGAAACGATTGGTGAACTTTATCGCATCAGATTTCGTTTTCCGGAAACCCTTTCTCGCCTGGCTGTTGGGGTTGCTGGGGGCGGTACCGAAGGTAAAGTTTCGATCAGATATGGGGTCTCTCCGCACGTTGATGGATGTGCGAAGCTGCGGGGGCATTATCGGAATCTTTCCCGAGGGCCACACCAACTGGTCGGGCAAAACCATGGAGATAACCCCTTCAACGGGAAAACTCCTCCGCCTTCTCAGAGCGCCGGTGGTAGCCGTGAACATACAGGGCGGCTATATTTCCGAACCCCGCTGGCATAGAGGTATTCTCGCACCGGGAATAGTGATGAAGTTTTCCCTTCTCTTTACTGAGAATGAGGTCCGAAGTCTCAGCATTGCACAGCTGAATGCCCGTTTGCAAATTGCTTTGGAACATAACGAGTGGGATTACCTCAGAGAACATCCCAGGGAGCTTCCGGCTGTGGACAGGGCGAGGGGTATTGAGCATGCGGTGTTCATATGCCCGGACTGCGGTTCCATCGGCAGTCTTCGAAGCCGGAATAATTCCCTCAGGTGCACGGTGTGCTCAGGTGAGTTGGAGATTAATCGTTATGGGTTTCCATCCGAAGCAACGTTTCAAAACAGTTTTCCCGATATTGCCCTGTGGGATCAATGGCAGCAGGACAGGCTAATTTCACTTATATCAGGCCAAACAGGACAGGCCATTTTTGAAGACGGACCAGCACGTTTTGCCTACGCCCCTGATGGTAAAACTTTCAGCCGGTTTTCCCGGTGGGGTACCCTGAAATTCAGCGGAACATCCCTTGTTTTACACGGGGAGGAGTCAATTGAGTATGAGATCCGGACTCTCTCCGGAATCGGGGTGCAGAACAGTGAGCAGCTGGAATTTTATGTGAATAATACTCTGACCACCATCGAATTCAAAGAGGATTTTGTATCTCCCTATAAGTGGCTATCAGCACTGAACCATGCACAGGTATTCCTGGGTGAAGAGGAGTAG
- the uvrB gene encoding excinuclease ABC subunit UvrB — MKKFQVTSGYEPSGDQPAAIKSLVKEFRSGSHFQTLKGVTGSGKTFTMAKVIEELQKPTLVVSHNKTLAAQLYREFKEYFPDNAVEYFVSYYDYYQPEAYVASKDLYIEKDASINDEIEKLRLAATTSLLERRDVIVVSTVSCIYGLGSPRDYRDMRVRLDTGTQLNLQEFRRELVSMQYERNDSVPHRGVFRIRGDVIEIFPAYSEDGFRIELEWEEITRISRIHPVSFDVLEELETLMIYPAKHFVMPEELMKQSLSVIREELDHWHESLLSQNKLVEAQRIKSRTEYDLEMMEEMGYCSGIENYSRHLTGRTEGERPAVLLDYFPDDFLTIIDESHVTVPQIGGMFAGDRSRKQNLVDFGFRLPSALDNRPLFYAEFENLCNDTLYVSATPGNLEVEKAGGVVEQIIRPTGLLDPEIDVRPTRGQIEDLYEEIKLRIAESQRVLVTTLTKKMAEDLTDYLNNMGLRVRYLHSEIETIERVEILTELRQGKFDVLVGINLLREGLDLPEVSLVAILDADKIGFLRSATSLIQTIGRAARNENGRVIMYADRESDAMKEAISETNRRRSIQKEYNQAHGITPTTIRKAIHDILQREKEEKREDEQRNIEIIKSDFNIMVPAQRKKLIKVLENEMLEHAKNLEFEQAAVIRDEIEQLQEM; from the coding sequence ATGAAGAAATTTCAGGTAACATCAGGATACGAACCTTCGGGTGACCAGCCGGCAGCAATCAAGTCTCTGGTGAAGGAGTTCAGGTCGGGCAGTCATTTTCAAACACTGAAAGGGGTCACCGGTTCGGGAAAAACCTTTACCATGGCCAAGGTTATCGAAGAGCTGCAGAAGCCCACCCTCGTGGTCTCCCACAATAAAACCCTGGCCGCCCAGCTGTACCGTGAGTTCAAGGAGTATTTTCCCGATAATGCGGTGGAGTATTTTGTATCCTATTACGACTACTATCAGCCCGAGGCCTATGTTGCCAGTAAAGATTTGTACATTGAAAAAGACGCATCCATTAACGACGAGATCGAAAAACTCCGGCTGGCGGCCACCACCAGTCTCCTTGAGCGTCGGGATGTGATTGTGGTTTCCACCGTTTCCTGTATTTACGGACTGGGCAGCCCCCGGGATTACCGGGACATGAGGGTCCGTCTCGATACCGGAACCCAGCTGAACCTCCAGGAATTCCGGAGAGAACTGGTCTCAATGCAGTATGAGCGGAATGATTCAGTGCCCCACCGGGGAGTTTTCCGCATACGGGGCGACGTGATCGAAATATTTCCCGCCTATTCGGAGGACGGATTCCGCATAGAGCTGGAGTGGGAGGAGATAACCCGAATCAGCCGGATACATCCGGTGAGCTTCGATGTTCTGGAAGAGCTGGAAACGCTGATGATATACCCCGCAAAACATTTTGTAATGCCCGAAGAGTTAATGAAGCAAAGTCTGTCGGTGATCAGAGAAGAGCTTGATCACTGGCACGAATCTCTTCTTTCCCAGAACAAGCTGGTTGAAGCTCAGAGAATTAAAAGCCGGACAGAGTATGATCTCGAAATGATGGAGGAGATGGGATACTGCTCGGGAATAGAAAATTACAGCCGCCATCTCACCGGCCGAACCGAAGGAGAACGTCCGGCGGTGCTGCTGGACTATTTCCCTGATGATTTTCTCACCATCATCGATGAGAGTCATGTCACCGTCCCCCAAATCGGCGGAATGTTTGCCGGGGACCGGTCAAGAAAACAGAACCTCGTGGATTTCGGATTCAGGCTGCCTTCAGCCCTGGACAACCGTCCCCTCTTTTATGCGGAGTTCGAAAATCTGTGCAATGATACCCTCTATGTGAGCGCAACCCCGGGGAATCTTGAAGTTGAGAAAGCCGGCGGGGTGGTTGAACAGATTATCCGCCCCACGGGGCTTCTTGATCCGGAAATTGATGTGCGCCCCACCCGGGGGCAGATAGAGGACCTGTACGAGGAAATTAAGCTCCGGATCGCCGAATCCCAGCGGGTTCTTGTGACCACTCTGACAAAAAAAATGGCGGAGGATCTGACCGATTACCTGAATAATATGGGGCTGAGAGTCAGATACCTTCACTCTGAAATTGAAACCATCGAACGGGTGGAGATTCTTACTGAGCTGCGGCAGGGTAAATTTGATGTTCTGGTCGGGATCAACCTGCTCAGAGAGGGGCTGGATCTTCCCGAGGTATCACTGGTGGCCATTCTGGATGCGGACAAGATCGGATTTCTCCGTTCGGCAACCAGTCTCATCCAGACCATCGGACGGGCCGCCAGAAATGAGAACGGACGGGTGATTATGTACGCCGACAGGGAATCCGACGCCATGAAGGAAGCCATCTCCGAGACCAACCGCAGGCGGAGCATTCAGAAGGAATACAACCAGGCCCATGGAATAACACCCACAACCATCCGGAAGGCAATTCACGATATCCTCCAGAGAGAAAAAGAGGAAAAACGGGAGGATGAGCAGCGGAATATCGAAATTATCAAGTCCGATTTCAATATTATGGTGCCCGCCCAGCGTAAAAAACTGATCAAGGTGCTGGAGAATGAAATGCTGGAACATGCAAAAAATCTGGAGTTTGAGCAGGCCGCGGTGATCCGGGATGAAATAGAGCAATTACAAGAGATGTGA